In Desulfuromonas acetoxidans DSM 684, one genomic interval encodes:
- a CDS encoding XrtA-associated tyrosine autokinase — MSRIDKAIEMATKKRQSADREKGEDAVESAPVSDAPFVPEEAPQDVPHQAAPEMAAPLLNNPFLVTAHGTSGAASEQYRKLKSSIVKLTQLGRFDKSLMVTSATGGEGKTLTSINLAITLAQEYDHTVLLVEADIRCPSIMRYMELESSIGLTDCVLDGIDVGQALVKTGIGKLSILPAGRLVDNPVELFSSNRMQELLQEIKSRYPDRYVIVDTTPLLPFAEPQFIANVVDGVLFVVREGYTSTDKLTKALGLLKNHNLLGVVCNAVRQYQDNRYGYYGYYGYK; from the coding sequence ATGAGTCGCATTGATAAAGCCATTGAAATGGCAACAAAGAAACGCCAGAGCGCAGATCGTGAAAAGGGGGAGGACGCTGTTGAGTCTGCCCCGGTGAGTGATGCGCCCTTTGTCCCGGAAGAGGCCCCGCAGGATGTACCGCACCAGGCTGCGCCTGAGATGGCAGCTCCCCTTCTGAATAATCCGTTTTTGGTGACGGCTCATGGAACAAGCGGAGCGGCGTCAGAACAATATCGTAAGCTGAAGTCATCCATTGTCAAGCTGACCCAGCTTGGCCGGTTTGATAAATCGCTGATGGTGACCAGTGCCACTGGCGGTGAGGGAAAAACCCTGACGTCCATCAATCTGGCCATCACATTGGCGCAGGAGTATGACCATACCGTCTTGTTGGTGGAGGCTGATATCCGGTGTCCGTCGATCATGAGATATATGGAGTTGGAATCCTCAATTGGTCTGACCGATTGTGTTCTTGACGGTATCGATGTCGGTCAGGCCCTGGTCAAGACCGGGATTGGCAAATTGAGTATTTTGCCCGCCGGACGCTTAGTCGACAACCCGGTTGAGTTGTTTTCCTCCAATCGGATGCAGGAACTGCTGCAAGAGATCAAAAGTCGTTACCCAGACCGTTATGTGATTGTCGATACCACCCCACTACTGCCCTTTGCGGAACCGCAGTTTATCGCCAATGTTGTGGATGGGGTGTTGTTTGTTGTTCGTGAGGGCTACACCTCTACCGATAAACTGACCAAGGCTCTCGGCTTGCTCAAAAACCACAACCTGCTTGGCGTGGTGTGCAATGCCGTTCGGCAATACCAGGATAACCGCTACGGATATTACGGGTACTACGGATACAAATAA
- a CDS encoding XrtA/PEP-CTERM system-associated ATPase, whose translation MYEAYFCLTTKPFELVPNPQFLFLSHSHRKAINYLTYGLQERAGFILLAGEVGSGKTTIVRNLIKDLDEDIALSRVFNTRADARQVLAMINEDFGLVVENKDKVTLLSELYDYLVELHAAGRRAVIIIDEAQNLSVEVLEEIRLLSNLEADTVKLLQIVLVGQPELLSMITQPELRQLRQRIGIHCHLEPLTRDETEAYVYHRLETAGNREAVVWHEGAFDLLFHYSGGVPRLINLFCDFALLCAFAEESRDLTLELLHEVIGDITWDQQESTSATVQLRELKVRTGVSGSPEQRLTALENLWGEGGEMVRRLEARDERLQQIQLESMRRMEMLLERISDRLGALLVAGKGRRGQ comes from the coding sequence ATGTATGAAGCTTATTTTTGTTTAACCACCAAGCCGTTTGAACTGGTGCCCAACCCACAGTTCCTGTTTTTGAGCCATTCACATCGAAAGGCCATCAACTACCTGACCTATGGCTTGCAGGAACGTGCGGGTTTTATTCTGCTGGCTGGAGAAGTCGGATCAGGAAAAACCACCATTGTTCGGAATCTGATCAAGGATCTGGACGAGGATATTGCTCTGTCACGCGTGTTTAACACGCGGGCCGATGCCAGACAGGTGCTGGCCATGATCAATGAGGACTTTGGTCTGGTCGTCGAAAATAAAGATAAAGTGACCCTGCTCAGTGAGTTGTATGACTATCTGGTTGAACTGCATGCCGCAGGCAGGCGAGCCGTTATTATCATTGATGAAGCCCAGAACCTGTCTGTCGAAGTGCTGGAGGAGATTCGCCTGCTGTCCAACCTGGAGGCGGACACCGTCAAGTTGCTGCAGATTGTGCTGGTCGGTCAACCCGAACTGCTCAGCATGATCACCCAGCCGGAATTACGCCAGTTGCGGCAGCGTATCGGGATTCATTGCCACCTTGAACCACTCACCCGGGATGAGACCGAAGCGTATGTTTACCATCGTCTCGAAACCGCTGGCAATCGTGAGGCCGTGGTCTGGCATGAAGGGGCTTTTGACCTGTTGTTTCATTACAGCGGTGGGGTGCCGCGCCTGATCAATCTGTTTTGTGATTTTGCTCTGTTATGTGCCTTTGCCGAAGAGAGCCGAGACTTGACCCTGGAGTTACTCCATGAAGTGATTGGCGATATTACCTGGGATCAACAGGAAAGCACCTCGGCCACAGTCCAGCTCAGAGAACTCAAAGTCCGTACCGGGGTATCCGGTTCGCCGGAACAAAGGCTCACGGCACTTGAGAATCTGTGGGGGGAAGGCGGCGAGATGGTGCGCCGCCTTGAAGCCCGTGACGAACGCCTGCAGCAGATTCAGCTGGAGAGCATGCGGCGCATGGAAATGTTGTTGGAGCGGATTTCCGATCGCCTTGGGGCACTGCTGGTCGCGGGAAAAGGGAGGCGGGGGCAATGA
- a CDS encoding TIGR03016 family PEP-CTERM system-associated outer membrane protein translates to MTIGKTLLVLLAAQLLICTVAWGEMQVTPKFSLREEYNDNIDLERDGESDFITLITAGFEIDWETRLFELNLDLGLEYEKYLDNSDEDDLRPSQGTHLESTFHLYRDTVFLRISDTYERVAIDEGDQGGIDNNLTNLTDSNRLEINPYALFDLSRTMQLRLDYQYENLWYDEEEGDDAEYHRYSATLSKALTAHISSSVTGGFTQYRPKDATDSLYDATGEEEYDRRDLSLGLQWQPVEQMIFAGNIGRAWLDYEFSDDYDTNLMGLRMDYQLSRTLSLALAYQEDITASVEDGAQDRQEYTFALGYSDRISVQFDLFTRTDDYVEQNRQDDATGGSLSSEVPFDDKFGMNTLIRYTDYDEDSPEYSEQYQRYGFRFALYRELRQGRISLGYTYNRNDSDQRNEDYTNNIIYAQLALRW, encoded by the coding sequence ATGACGATTGGAAAGACACTATTAGTCCTATTGGCTGCGCAGTTGTTGATTTGCACCGTCGCTTGGGGAGAGATGCAGGTGACGCCGAAGTTTTCGTTACGGGAAGAATATAATGACAATATCGACCTTGAACGTGATGGCGAAAGCGATTTTATTACCCTGATCACGGCAGGCTTTGAAATTGATTGGGAAACACGTCTTTTCGAACTCAATCTTGACCTTGGCCTGGAATACGAAAAATATCTGGATAACAGTGACGAGGATGATCTGCGCCCCAGTCAAGGGACTCACCTCGAATCGACATTTCATCTCTACCGTGACACGGTTTTTCTCCGCATCAGCGATACCTATGAACGCGTTGCTATTGATGAAGGGGACCAGGGTGGCATCGACAACAATCTGACCAATTTGACAGACAGCAATCGGCTGGAAATCAACCCGTATGCCCTGTTTGACCTGTCCCGCACCATGCAGCTGCGCCTTGACTACCAGTACGAAAATTTGTGGTATGACGAAGAGGAAGGCGATGATGCTGAATACCATCGCTACAGCGCCACGCTGTCCAAAGCGTTGACCGCACATATCAGCTCCTCTGTGACCGGAGGGTTTACCCAATATCGTCCCAAGGACGCCACGGATTCGTTATATGACGCCACCGGGGAAGAGGAGTATGACCGGCGGGACCTCAGCCTGGGGCTGCAATGGCAGCCTGTTGAGCAGATGATTTTTGCCGGCAATATTGGTCGGGCCTGGCTTGATTACGAATTCAGCGACGATTATGACACCAACCTGATGGGGCTGCGTATGGATTACCAGCTTTCCAGAACGCTGTCGTTGGCACTTGCTTATCAAGAAGACATCACCGCCAGTGTTGAAGATGGGGCTCAAGACCGTCAGGAATACACGTTTGCTCTCGGCTACAGTGACCGTATCAGCGTCCAGTTCGATCTGTTCACTCGTACGGATGACTATGTTGAACAGAATCGTCAGGACGATGCGACTGGCGGTAGTTTGAGTTCAGAAGTGCCTTTTGATGACAAGTTTGGCATGAACACGTTAATTCGCTACACCGATTATGATGAGGATTCGCCAGAGTACTCAGAGCAATATCAGCGCTACGGGTTCCGTTTTGCCCTGTATCGTGAATTGCGCCAGGGGCGGATTTCGTTGGGTTACACCTATAACCGCAACGATTCCGACCAGCGCAACGAGGACTACACCAACAATATTATCTATGCACAGTTGGCGTTACGCTGGTAA
- a CDS encoding IS3-like element ISDac1 family transposase (programmed frameshift), which produces MGRKIFTNEFKVECASLVLDQGYSVPDAARVMDVGETAMRRWVKQLKQERAGTTPETPALTEDKKRIQELEAHIRRLEKEKQIPKKGYRSLNVGRQASFELISTLREHDCVCVLCRLFDVSRSSYYAYLNRRAHPDTERIKLRIRIKELFNKSRYSAGSRSLTNMLRSEGITIGRFKVRRLMREASLFSKQPKPRLYRVAKVEHPKIPNLLNRDFDAKRKNQTWCSDITYVRVGKRWIYVAAVLDLYTRRVVGLSLSENCDAQLAVNAVKNAYRTRKKPTGVLVHTDQGQQYGSDLFCLQLRCYQMKQSMSRRGNCWDNAPMERLFRSYKSEWMPKGGYQTFAEAQLDIEHYFMNYYNWSRPHQRNKGMAPAVAEKELISVSKNS; this is translated from the exons ATGGGAAGAAAAATATTCACAAATGAATTCAAGGTTGAATGTGCCAGCCTTGTTTTGGATCAGGGATACAGTGTCCCAGATGCTGCCCGAGTTATGGATGTTGGAGAAACGGCCATGCGTCGTTGGGTAAAGCAGCTCAAACAGGAACGAGCTGGGACGACACCGGAAACTCCAGCCCTTACAGAGGACAAAAAGCGTATCCAGGAACTCGAAGCCCATATTCGTCGTCTGGAGAAAGAGAAGCAAATCC CTAAAAAAGGCTACCGCTCTCTTAATGTCGGAAGACAAGCTTCGTTTGAGTTGATCAGTACATTGAGAGAGCATGACTGCGTTTGTGTCCTTTGCCGTCTTTTTGATGTTTCGCGTTCTAGCTACTATGCCTATTTGAATCGTCGAGCTCATCCAGATACTGAACGCATCAAGTTACGTATTCGGATCAAGGAGTTGTTCAATAAAAGTCGTTATTCAGCTGGAAGCCGCAGTCTTACCAACATGTTACGCAGTGAAGGCATCACCATAGGACGTTTCAAAGTACGTCGTCTGATGCGTGAGGCGAGCTTATTCAGTAAACAACCTAAACCACGTTTGTACAGAGTTGCCAAAGTAGAACATCCAAAGATTCCGAACCTGTTGAATCGGGATTTTGATGCGAAGAGGAAAAACCAGACATGGTGTAGTGATATTACCTATGTTCGAGTTGGAAAACGGTGGATTTATGTCGCTGCGGTATTAGATCTTTACACTCGGCGTGTTGTTGGGTTGAGCTTATCAGAAAACTGTGACGCACAACTTGCAGTTAACGCTGTCAAAAACGCTTATCGGACAAGGAAAAAGCCAACTGGGGTTTTGGTTCACACAGACCAGGGACAACAATATGGCAGTGATTTGTTCTGTCTCCAGCTTCGATGCTATCAGATGAAACAGAGCATGAGTCGGCGAGGAAATTGCTGGGATAATGCACCAATGGAGCGTTTGTTTCGCAGTTACAAAAGCGAATGGATGCCAAAAGGTGGCTATCAAACGTTTGCAGAAGCACAGCTCGACATCGAGCACTATTTTATGAACTATTACAACTGGAGCAGACCTCATCAAAGAAATAAAGGAATGGCTCCGGCTGTAGCGGAAAAAGAACTTATATCTGTGTCCAAAAATAGTTGA
- a CDS encoding exopolysaccharide biosynthesis polyprenyl glycosylphosphotransferase: MQKISSLLVVVDLALATLSLVLGHVFYVGDTCGLRTFSGAGGFSLLFFVLLTTFSSYFCEIYRWENAFGRLDRIARTGVAVSLAFFMFASLSFVMPMAMIGRGMLLISLVIFGLLQFSVHQMLMSMMGTTALSTRVLVVGCGTLAAKVEKLLQGQKGQQVLVGFVQPEAEECTVDEEKVLGYVDDLEKLVSTTCTNRVVVALTERRGSLPLRELLHCKLNGIEIVDVQTFYEQMTRKLLIENFQPSSFIYANGFRITVIGRFMKRVLDIFLSLVGIVLSFPAWLVVAYLVRSDSPGPVFFRQVRVGEWGRHFTLYKFRTMCEDAEKETGAVWATENDPRVTKVGAFLRKSRLDELPQLLNVLMGDMSFVGPRPERPEFV; the protein is encoded by the coding sequence ATGCAAAAAATTTCCTCCTTGTTGGTCGTTGTTGACCTAGCTTTAGCCACGTTGTCTCTTGTGCTTGGGCATGTTTTTTATGTGGGAGACACCTGTGGGCTCAGGACGTTTAGTGGCGCAGGCGGCTTCAGTTTGTTGTTTTTTGTCCTGTTGACAACATTTTCGAGCTATTTCTGTGAGATCTATCGCTGGGAAAACGCCTTTGGCCGATTGGACCGGATTGCCCGCACCGGTGTTGCTGTCAGCTTGGCCTTTTTCATGTTTGCCTCGCTTTCATTTGTCATGCCTATGGCCATGATCGGGCGTGGAATGTTACTGATTTCCTTAGTGATCTTTGGTTTGTTGCAGTTTTCCGTCCACCAGATGCTTATGTCGATGATGGGAACGACAGCCTTATCAACACGGGTGTTGGTTGTGGGCTGTGGGACATTAGCGGCAAAGGTTGAAAAATTATTGCAGGGGCAGAAGGGACAGCAGGTTCTGGTTGGTTTTGTCCAACCGGAAGCGGAAGAATGCACTGTTGATGAGGAAAAAGTGCTTGGTTATGTCGATGATTTGGAAAAACTGGTTTCAACCACGTGTACTAACCGGGTTGTGGTCGCCCTAACCGAGCGCCGTGGCAGTTTGCCGTTACGTGAATTGCTCCATTGTAAACTCAATGGCATCGAAATTGTTGACGTCCAGACCTTTTACGAGCAGATGACCCGCAAATTGCTGATCGAAAATTTTCAGCCAAGCAGTTTTATCTATGCCAACGGTTTTCGTATCACGGTCATTGGCCGCTTTATGAAGCGGGTTCTCGATATTTTCTTGTCTCTGGTGGGGATTGTTCTGTCCTTTCCAGCTTGGCTTGTCGTGGCGTATCTGGTGCGTTCCGATTCCCCTGGCCCGGTCTTTTTTCGCCAGGTTCGCGTGGGAGAATGGGGACGCCATTTTACCTTATATAAGTTTCGCACCATGTGTGAGGACGCCGAAAAGGAAACGGGGGCCGTATGGGCGACGGAAAATGATCCGCGGGTGACCAAGGTGGGCGCTTTTTTGCGTAAAAGCCGACTCGACGAGTTGCCGCAACTGCTCAATGTTCTTATGGGTGACATGAGTTTTGTCGGGCCGCGTCCGGAGCGCCCTGAATTTGTGTAG
- a CDS encoding polysaccharide biosynthesis/export family protein, translated as MKRIFWALMFLVVLATPVWSADYVVGAGDNLSVSVWGVPELSVAVAVRPDGKITLPAVGDVEASGRTPSQLSTELTNVLSDYVKNPIVTVTVAQVTNNRIYISGGGVPAQVRHFVGSTSLFKLLCGLEGIENADLQRGFVQRGKEKLTVDMYDLFNRGNLEADIDLEAEDILFLPTNELNKVYVVGAVANPQAIVYRDGLSILDAILESGGFTKFAKTSAVLILRKQGEKRERIKLNMDDLMEDGVLSENIPMQRGDYVLVREGMF; from the coding sequence ATGAAACGAATCTTTTGGGCACTGATGTTTCTGGTCGTGTTGGCGACACCGGTGTGGAGTGCGGATTATGTGGTCGGTGCCGGTGATAATCTGAGTGTTTCGGTGTGGGGCGTCCCAGAGCTAAGTGTTGCTGTGGCCGTAAGGCCGGATGGAAAGATTACGCTGCCTGCGGTTGGTGATGTGGAGGCTTCGGGGAGGACGCCTTCCCAGTTGAGCACAGAATTGACCAACGTCCTCAGTGATTACGTTAAAAATCCCATCGTTACGGTGACGGTTGCCCAGGTGACCAACAACCGAATCTATATTTCCGGTGGGGGGGTGCCAGCGCAGGTGCGTCATTTCGTTGGCAGTACATCCCTGTTCAAACTGCTTTGCGGTCTTGAAGGCATTGAAAATGCTGACCTGCAGCGTGGCTTTGTTCAGCGTGGTAAAGAAAAGCTGACTGTCGACATGTATGACCTGTTCAACCGCGGCAATCTCGAAGCAGACATTGATCTTGAGGCGGAAGATATTCTGTTCCTGCCGACCAATGAGCTGAACAAAGTGTATGTCGTGGGGGCTGTTGCCAATCCACAGGCGATTGTTTATCGCGATGGCTTGTCTATCTTGGATGCCATTCTGGAGTCCGGCGGGTTTACTAAATTTGCAAAAACCAGTGCCGTGTTGATTTTGCGCAAACAAGGTGAAAAACGTGAACGAATCAAACTGAATATGGATGACCTCATGGAAGATGGGGTGCTCAGCGAGAATATTCCCATGCAGCGTGGCGATTATGTGTTGGTGCGCGAAGGCATGTTTTAA
- a CDS encoding XrtA system polysaccharide chain length determinant — protein sequence MDSSLAQIKKYLQILYNRRYLFLLTAVTISLVIVVYSFFVPKQYEAKSTVFIEKNVVNSLLKGLTVTPSMNDRIRVLRYHMLSRDIISRVLKKLDMDAKVETAQAFESLIKQCQEMTKINMKGNDLFFVSLINSDPVFARDYINTLVNTYVEENISSKREESFGADRFLSEQVTFYKQKLNTLEDEIYQYRKKTGIFSTVTEASIVESISTMEESLRQLQSKKNELIATVKTINDQLASMKSAAANGGSLAGLDLMIGSDEEMRIESLQARLDELLLVYNESYPGVVKIREQIAALEQRRDAQPESPVAENEDLFNPVEDPIFVDLKMRKNAAQSDLNALKARETEIQTQIVDNKQILENFPRDKKALAEMERERGMIKNVYETLLERVGMAEVSKQMEVADKATTFRIVDPAILPTFPVGTKRLFKMLLGLFVGIGAGVAAVVAREQLDDTVRDADVLRSKGITVLAEIPLMHSDEEMAKHKKRDKWVYSYAVACSSLIGLLLIHDVLRLSLMDRLVVWLTS from the coding sequence ATGGATTCTTCACTCGCTCAAATAAAAAAATATCTGCAGATTCTTTATAACCGGCGTTATCTGTTTTTGCTGACAGCCGTCACAATCAGCTTGGTGATTGTGGTTTACAGCTTTTTTGTCCCCAAACAGTATGAAGCTAAAAGCACTGTTTTTATTGAAAAAAATGTAGTGAATAGCTTGCTGAAGGGACTGACGGTGACCCCGTCCATGAACGATCGTATCCGGGTGTTGCGTTACCATATGCTCAGTCGCGATATCATCTCCAGAGTTTTGAAAAAATTGGATATGGACGCCAAGGTTGAGACAGCGCAGGCTTTTGAAAGCCTGATCAAGCAGTGTCAGGAGATGACAAAAATCAACATGAAGGGCAATGACTTGTTCTTCGTTTCCCTGATCAATTCCGACCCTGTTTTTGCCCGCGATTATATCAACACCTTGGTGAATACGTATGTTGAAGAAAATATCTCGTCGAAGCGTGAAGAGTCCTTCGGTGCTGATCGTTTCCTGTCTGAACAGGTGACGTTCTATAAGCAAAAACTCAATACGTTGGAAGATGAGATTTATCAGTACCGAAAAAAAACCGGCATTTTTTCAACGGTGACCGAAGCTTCAATTGTTGAAAGCATCAGCACCATGGAAGAAAGCCTCAGACAACTGCAAAGTAAGAAAAATGAACTGATTGCAACGGTGAAAACCATCAATGACCAATTGGCCTCTATGAAGTCAGCTGCTGCCAATGGAGGGTCATTGGCAGGGCTCGATCTGATGATCGGCTCTGATGAAGAGATGCGAATTGAGTCGTTGCAGGCGCGACTTGATGAGCTGTTGCTGGTTTACAATGAGTCTTATCCGGGGGTGGTTAAAATTCGGGAGCAGATTGCCGCGTTGGAACAGCGGCGTGATGCCCAGCCGGAATCCCCGGTCGCCGAAAATGAGGATCTGTTCAACCCGGTTGAGGATCCGATCTTCGTTGACCTGAAGATGCGCAAGAATGCGGCGCAATCCGACCTTAATGCGTTAAAAGCCCGCGAGACGGAAATCCAGACACAAATCGTTGATAACAAACAGATCTTGGAAAACTTCCCACGAGACAAGAAGGCGTTGGCTGAAATGGAGCGTGAGCGGGGCATGATCAAAAATGTTTATGAAACGTTGCTCGAGCGCGTCGGTATGGCTGAAGTCTCCAAACAGATGGAGGTTGCCGATAAAGCGACAACGTTTCGTATTGTCGATCCGGCAATTTTGCCGACATTTCCCGTTGGTACCAAGCGCTTGTTTAAAATGCTTCTTGGACTGTTTGTCGGGATTGGTGCTGGTGTCGCTGCTGTGGTAGCGCGCGAACAGTTGGACGATACGGTTCGCGATGCCGATGTGTTGCGATCCAAAGGGATCACGGTTCTGGCTGAAATCCCTTTGATGCATAGCGACGAGGAGATGGCCAAACACAAGAAGCGAGATAAATGGGTTTATTCCTATGCCGTAGCATGTTCGAGCCTTATCGGATTACTGTTGATACATGATGTTCTCAGGTTGTCTCTGATGGACAGACTCGTTGTCTGGCTTACATCGTAA